The proteins below are encoded in one region of Paramisgurnus dabryanus chromosome 2, PD_genome_1.1, whole genome shotgun sequence:
- the ist1 gene encoding IST1 homolog, which yields MLGGGFKSERLRVNLRLVINRLKLLEKKKTELAQKARKEIADYLSAGKDERARIRVEHIIREDYLVEAMEILELYCDLLLTRFGLIQSMKELDPGLQEAVSTLIWAAPRLQAEVAELKIVSDQLCNKYSKEYGKLCRTNQIGTVNDRLMHKLSVEAPPKILVERYLIEIAKNYNVPYEPDAMVRPEVCPGEEADLIDVDSDFKKPGGGGGGGGGGFTAPHAAMPMPMPMPMPTAFSYPPPRGAEPFNGPVGTYDGFSNFQPPVRGGQPPQLPSCPPTYESIDDLSIKPSDPSQVIPGPVPSGQIYDNSTLPELPSVPDTLPTSSFGGNANTSDDIDFDDLSRRFEELKKKT from the exons CTGAGTTAGCCCAAAAGGCTCGTAAGGAAATTGCAGACTACTTGTCAGCGGGTAAAGATGAGCGTGCGAGGATCAGAGTGGAACACATCATCAGAGAAGATTACCTGGTGGAGGCCATGGAGATCCTGGAGTTATACTGTGATCTGCTGCTCACACGTTTTGGTTTAATACAGTCAATGAA AGAGCTCGATCCTGGTCTACAGGAAGCAGTGTCCACTCTCATCTGGGCGGCTCCCCGTCTCCAAGCAGAAGTTGCAGAACTGAAAATC GTTTCAGATCAGCTGTGTAACAAATACAGCAAGGAGTACGGAAAGCTGTGCAGGACGAATCAGATCGGGACTGTTAATGATAGG CTTATGCACAAACTGAGCGTGGAGGCCCCACCGAAGATTTTGGTTGAACGTTACCTCATCGAGATCGCCAAAAACTACAACGTTCCCTATGAACCTGATGCCATGGTTCGG CCAGAAGTGTGTCCGGGAGAAGAGGCCGATCTGATCGATGTGGACAGTGACTTCAAGAAGCCCGGCGGTGGTGGAGGAGGTGGTGGAGGTGGTTTTACCGCCCCTCATGCGGCTATGCCCATGCCTATGCCCATGCCAATGCCCACCGCTTTTAGCTACCCTCCACCTAGAGGAGCT GAGCCCTTCAATGGTCCGGTTGGCACCTATGATGGCTTTAGCAACTTTCAGCCTCCAGTGAGAGGAGGGCAGCCACCACAACTCCCCAGCTGCCCTCCCACCTATGAGTCT ATCGATGATTTGTCAATCAAACCCTCTGATCCTTCCCAGGTGATCCCAG GCCCAGTCCCATCCGGTCAAATCTATGACAACTCCACCCTTCCCGAGCTTCCGTCTGTTCCCGATACGCTCCCGACATCCTCGTTCGGAGGGAACGCCAACACGTCAGACGACATCGACTTTGACGATCTGTCCCGACGCTTTGAAGAGCTCAAGAAGAAGACCTAA